The nucleotide sequence CGTGCCCACGCCGTCGCAGCAGATCGCCGAGCGGCTGTTCCTGAAAGCGGCCACCGTTACGCACCATGTCATGGGCGCTGCCACCTTTACCGGGATTGACCCTGACGCCCAAGGCCTGGCGTTGCAGCGGCTGGTGACGCTCGCCGAATCCAGGGCAGTAGCCCCGCATGTCTCGGCGGTATACCGCGTAAGGGATCTCGCCCGCGCGCACGAGCACCTGGAACGGGGAAGAACGCTGGGCAAGGTCGTGATACGCGTGGCCGACGGCTGGTAGTGGCGCCGTTGCGGCGGGCTGATTTCGAGGCTGGCACTTGAATCTGGACACCCTGCAACTGTTCGTCCCGGCGTGCTTTGCGCTCAATCTCGCGCCGGGGCCGAGCAATCTGCTGGCGCTGAATCACGGTACCCGGTATGGCTGCCGTAGCGCCGTGCTGGCCGGGTTCGGGCGGCTCGCGGCCTTCAGCGGCATGCTGGCCCTGGCGGTGGTGGGGTTGGCTGGCGTCCTCCAGGCTTCGGAGGCGCTTTTCCTCGCGGTCAAGCTGCTCGGCGCGGGCTATCTGGTCTACCTGGCCTGTCAGCTCTGGCGGTTGCCGCCGCGGGAGCCCGGAGAGCCTGCGCCAGGTGGACAGGGTCTGCTGGGGCTCGCGCGGCGCGAGTTCATGCTCGCCGCCGGCAACCCCAAGGCGATCGTGATATTCACCGCTTTCCTGCCCCAGTTCGTGCATGCAGGTGCGCCCGTCCTGCCTCAGCTTGCATTGCTCGGTGGTCTGTTTCTCGTGCTTGAGTGGCTGGCGATTGCCGCCTATGCGGTCCTTGGAGCGCGACTGGCGCACTGGCTTCGCCGGCCGGCCAGTCAGCGTCTCTTCAGCCGAGCCTGTGCGGGGCTTCTCGGCTGGGCGGCGCTGGTTCTCCTGCTCTCGCGACGCCACACCTGAGCCGGGCCTGGCGACGGAGGCGGCGACCTCGCGTACAGCCCCCGATCCGGAAAAAGCAATGCGGGGCGCCTCTTTCTAGTGCGCCGCCGCACGGTAGCGGTGCATTATGAATACACATTGACCTTCCGGCCCACCCGAATCCGCGCCATACAACGCTCTCCGACGACTGGTCCCGATGTTGCAAAGGTTGCGAGTCGCGGGCTGCCTGCGGGTCCGCGGCTCATGCCTGGAACAGTCAGTCCGAGAGGTGACGTCCGATGAAGTTTGCATGCAATTCGCCCCGGCGGGTGGTCCGCCGGGTCTTCCCCGCGGCCGCCGGCACGCTGGCCGCACTGATGACCGCTGCCGCCTGGGGCGCCGACTACAGTTGGACGCTGCAGACGGGCTACGCGGCGGGTGACGAGCAGCACCAGTCCTACGTGGCACTCGCGGAGAAGATCGAGGCCATGTCCGGCGGCCGCCTCGAGATCGACGTCAGCCCGGGCGGGACCTTCGTCCCGGCCTTCGAGGTCATCGACGCGGTGAATGACGGCATTCTCGACGCCGGTGGCGGTGACGGCGACTACCTGGTCGGCCGGCATCCTGCCGGCAGCCTGTTCGCCTCCTCGCCGGGGTTCGGCATGGATTCCATCACCCTCATGAGCTGGATGCGCTATGGCGGTGGTGACGAGCTCTTCGACGAGTACGTGAGCGAGGTGATCGGCTTCAGCGATGTGCAGGTGTTCGCGATGAGCCCCGCGCTGGCGCAGCCGTTCGGCTGGTTCGAGGAGCCTATCGAGAGCGTTGCCGATATCGAGGGCATCAAGTTCCGGACCCCGGGTCTGCCCGTGGACGTCATGGAGGAGATGGGCGCAGCGGTGGTCACGGTGCCCGGCTCCGAGGTGGTGCCGGCCCTGGAGCGTGGTGTCATCGAGAGCGCCGAGTACTTCAGCCCCAAGGCCGATCTGACCCTTGGCCTCTCGGACATCCGCAAGATCTACATGATGCCGAGCTATCTGCAGATCGGTCTCGTGCTCAACGTCTACGTCAACGAGGCGAAGTGGCAGGAGCTGCCCGAGGATCTGAAAGCGATCGTCGAGCACGCCATCATGGCCGAGTCGGCGGATTTCTACTGGCGCTACCTGAGGGACAACGCCGAGGCGCTGGCCTACATGGAGGAGGAGCAGGGCGTCACCGTGGTGCGTACTCCGGATGACGTCATGCGTGCCCAGCTCGACGCCTGGGAGGTGGTCCTCAATCGTCATGCCGAGGAGGACGAGTTCTTCGCCGGCGTGCTCGAATCCCAGCGCGCCTATGCGGACCAGGCAGTGGGCCTGAAGGCCCGGATCACCCCGCCCCTGAACATTGCCCTCGAGAAGTACCGCGAGGAGTAGAGGGAAAGCCTCACTCCCCCAGTCCACAGGCAATCGGCGGCGCTCCAGCCGGAGCGCCGCCGGGGAGGCGGTGACCATGACCGACCCGCAACGACCCCAGTATCAGGATGAGCTGATTGGCGATTTCGGCACGCCGATTACCGGCGACCCGGCGCTGCCCGTGCCGCTGCGCCGCGTCGTGGCGGCAATCGATCGTGGCTCGGAGCTGATCGGGTACGCCGTTTCGGTGTGCATCCTGTTCCTGACGGCGGTGATCATCTTCGAGGTCATCAGCCGTGGCGTATTCGGCGCGCCCACCATGTGGGCCTACGACCTTAGCTACATGCTCTACGGCACGATCTTCATGCTGGGGGCGGCGGTCACGCTGCGCTTCGGCGGCCATATCCGTACCGATATCTTCTTCGCGAAGTTCCCGCCGCGAACCCAGGCGGCGATCGACATCGCCTTCTATCTGCTGCTGTTCATACCCGGCATGTGGCTTTTCCTCGTCGTCGGCTACGACAAGGCCCTGCACGCCTTCGTCACGGGAGAGCGCAGCGGTCTGAGCCCCTGGCGGCCCCTGCTCTGGCCATACCGGGCGGTGATTCCGCTGACGTCACTGCTGCTGATCGTTCAGGCGGTCTCGGAAATCCTCAAGCGCGTGAGCGTGTTCTACGGGAGCGGCCAGCATGGACATGAATGAAATCCTGGGATTCCTGCTGCTGCTGGCGCTGCTCACCGGCATCTTCATCGGATTCCCCATCGCCTTCACGCTGATCTGCCTCACGGTGATCTTCGGCTATATCGGCCTCGGCGATCTCGTGTTCAACCTGATGGTCTTTCAGGCCTGGGGCGTGATGCGCGAGGAGACCCTGGCAGCGGTGCCGCTGTTCGTCTTCATGGGCTACGTCCTCGAGCAGGCCGGGATGATGGAGCGGCTGTTCAAGGGCTTCCAGTACATCCTCGCGCGGGTCAACGGCGCGCTCTATCTCGGCGTGCTGTTCACCTCGACGCTGTTCGCGACGGCCACCGGCATCATTGGCGCCTCGGTCACGCTGATCGGCATGCTCGCCGGTCCGGTGATGCGGGAGTCGAAGTACGACCCGGCGCTATCCGCCGGCGCGATCACGGCGGGCGGCACCCTCGGCATCCTGATTCCGCCATCGGTGCTGCTGGTGGTGCTGGGACCGGTGATGGGCGTCTCCATCCCGAAGCTCTTCGCCGCGACGATCATTCCGGGGCTGCTGATCGCCGGTCTCTTCACCGTCTACGTGATGGTGCGGAGCTACGTGAATCCCGCGGTGGGCCCGGCGCTGCCGAAGGACAAACACCCGAGCGACTATCGCGCGGCCCTGCGGGAGTTCCTGGTCGGCATGCTGCCGCTGCTCGCGCTCATCGGCGCCTCCCTCGGCAGCATTCTCGCCGGCATCGCCACGCCCACGGAGGGGGCCGGCATGGGAGCCGCCGGAGCGCTGATTCTCGCCACCGCCTATGGGCGTCTCAGCCGCTTCCTGCTCAAGGTCTCGCTGTTCAAGAGCATGCTGGTGTCGAGCATGATCATGTTCCTGCTCATGGCCTCGAACATGTACGGCGCCGTGTTCAACCGTCTGGGGACCGGGCCGCTGATCGCCGAGACGCTGGTGTCTCTGAATCTGAGCCCCATCGTCATGCTCGTCGCGCTGATGGTGATCATCTTCCTGCTCGGCTGGCCGCTGGAGTGGGCGCCGATCATCTTCATCTTTCTGCCGATCTTCCTGCCGGTGATTGCAGCGTCGAACCTCGACCTGCTCTGGGTGGCGACGCTGGTGGCGGTCAACCTGCAGACGGCGTTCCTTTCACCCCCGGTGGCGATGGCCGCGTACTACCTGAAAGCGGTGGTGCCCGACTGGTCGCTGACGGAAATCTACAGCGGCATGCTGCAATTCGTGGCGCTGCAGATCGTCGCCCTGGCGCTGGTGGTGACGTTCCCGTCGCTGGCGCTCTGGCTCCCCGGTGTTCTCTTCTAGGAGATGGAAATGGCCGCCACCCTGGGCCCTGCAGCGGACTATCGCGGGATTGTCGCCTCCAGTGCCTCCGGCTGCGTCCGGCTGGTCGACACGCTGCTCGCGCATATAGAGAAACTCGAACCGGAGCACCGTTGCTTCGAGCACATCGATGCGGAGGCGGTCCGCGCCCGGGCACGCTGGCTCGACGAGCGTCGGGATGCGCTGGGGCACCTGCCCCTGTACGGCATGCCGGTGGGCGTGAAGGACATCATCGACGTCGCCGGCCTGCGCACGAGCAACGGTCTCCCGACGGCGCTCGCGACCACGGCCAGCGAGGACGCCGCGGTGGTTCGCGATCTGCAGGCGCAGGGGGCGATTATCGTCGGCAAAACGGTGAGCACCGAGCTCGCGTTCCTGCACCCGGCGCGCACGCGCAACCCGAGGGGTACGGACTTCACCCCGGGGGGATCCTCCGCCGGCTCCGCCGCCGGCGTCGCAGCGGGCATGGTGGCCGCCGCCGTCGGCACCCAGACCGGAGGGTCGGTTACCCGACCCGCCTCGTTCTGTGGTGTGCATGCGGTGAAGACGACTTCCGGACTGATCGACCGCACCGGCGTGCTCAGTCAGTCCCCTACCCTGGACACCGTGGGCTTCCTGGCCTGCGACGCCGAGGCCCTGGCCGCGATCATGGAGGGCCTGACGCCACTGCAGCCACCGGGTGGAGATGTGCCCGGCCGTATCGGACTGCTGGCAGGCGGCATGGTGGATCGTGCCCCGGACTACGTGCGCGAGGCCCTGCACCGCATCGAGCGTCACTGCGCCGATCGCGTCTCCCGCGTGGTGCTGGATCCGCTGTTCGATCGCTGCGTCCCGGTACGCCAGCGCATCAACATGTTCGAGCTCCGCTATCAGTTCGAGCACTTCATGACCGGCTACGGCAATCACCTGAGCGACACCCTGAAGGCCGGCTATCGCGAAGGCGAGGGCGTCACCGTGGAGGACTATTTCGCCGCCATTCGCGAGGGCGCCGACATTCGCCGATACGTGAACGGGCTGCTCGAGCAGTTCGATTATCTGCTGCTGCCCTCGGCCCTCGGTGAGCCTCCGAAGGGCCTCGAGAGCACTGGCGATTCGCTCTACAATGCGCCCTGGTCGCTGCTCGGCAATCCCACGGTGACGCTGCCCCTCTGCGCAGGACCGAACGGCATGCCTTTCGGCCTGCAGCTGGTGGGGCGGCACTTTTCCGAGCGTGCGCTGATCGCGGCGGGTGCGGCGCTTTCAGCCAGATTCGCCGAGGCGCTTTGAGGCGATGGGCCACCGGCGCAGGCTTGTGCAGCGCGCCTGGTCCTGCCCCCCAGCTCCACGCCCTCGCGTCGCGAACGGGCGTGGGAGTCTGCGCTGCAGCCGGGAGACGTTCTACAGCGCAGACCCACAGGGGTCAGGCAGTGGCAAGGCCGACCCGGCGGCGTGACCGGTACACCGCCGGGCTGCCTGCCACGGGTCCGTGGAGGTCGCGATGAAGGTGATCGGCATGCTCGGCGGCATGAGCTGGGAGTCCACCGTGCCGTACTACCGCACCGTCAACGAGACGGTGAAGGACCGGCTGGGCGGCCTG is from Spiribacter halobius and encodes:
- a CDS encoding TRAP transporter substrate-binding protein; the encoded protein is MKFACNSPRRVVRRVFPAAAGTLAALMTAAAWGADYSWTLQTGYAAGDEQHQSYVALAEKIEAMSGGRLEIDVSPGGTFVPAFEVIDAVNDGILDAGGGDGDYLVGRHPAGSLFASSPGFGMDSITLMSWMRYGGGDELFDEYVSEVIGFSDVQVFAMSPALAQPFGWFEEPIESVADIEGIKFRTPGLPVDVMEEMGAAVVTVPGSEVVPALERGVIESAEYFSPKADLTLGLSDIRKIYMMPSYLQIGLVLNVYVNEAKWQELPEDLKAIVEHAIMAESADFYWRYLRDNAEALAYMEEEQGVTVVRTPDDVMRAQLDAWEVVLNRHAEEDEFFAGVLESQRAYADQAVGLKARITPPLNIALEKYREE
- a CDS encoding TRAP transporter large permease; translated protein: MDMNEILGFLLLLALLTGIFIGFPIAFTLICLTVIFGYIGLGDLVFNLMVFQAWGVMREETLAAVPLFVFMGYVLEQAGMMERLFKGFQYILARVNGALYLGVLFTSTLFATATGIIGASVTLIGMLAGPVMRESKYDPALSAGAITAGGTLGILIPPSVLLVVLGPVMGVSIPKLFAATIIPGLLIAGLFTVYVMVRSYVNPAVGPALPKDKHPSDYRAALREFLVGMLPLLALIGASLGSILAGIATPTEGAGMGAAGALILATAYGRLSRFLLKVSLFKSMLVSSMIMFLLMASNMYGAVFNRLGTGPLIAETLVSLNLSPIVMLVALMVIIFLLGWPLEWAPIIFIFLPIFLPVIAASNLDLLWVATLVAVNLQTAFLSPPVAMAAYYLKAVVPDWSLTEIYSGMLQFVALQIVALALVVTFPSLALWLPGVLF
- a CDS encoding TRAP transporter small permease subunit produces the protein MTDPQRPQYQDELIGDFGTPITGDPALPVPLRRVVAAIDRGSELIGYAVSVCILFLTAVIIFEVISRGVFGAPTMWAYDLSYMLYGTIFMLGAAVTLRFGGHIRTDIFFAKFPPRTQAAIDIAFYLLLFIPGMWLFLVVGYDKALHAFVTGERSGLSPWRPLLWPYRAVIPLTSLLLIVQAVSEILKRVSVFYGSGQHGHE
- a CDS encoding amidase, producing the protein MAATLGPAADYRGIVASSASGCVRLVDTLLAHIEKLEPEHRCFEHIDAEAVRARARWLDERRDALGHLPLYGMPVGVKDIIDVAGLRTSNGLPTALATTASEDAAVVRDLQAQGAIIVGKTVSTELAFLHPARTRNPRGTDFTPGGSSAGSAAGVAAGMVAAAVGTQTGGSVTRPASFCGVHAVKTTSGLIDRTGVLSQSPTLDTVGFLACDAEALAAIMEGLTPLQPPGGDVPGRIGLLAGGMVDRAPDYVREALHRIERHCADRVSRVVLDPLFDRCVPVRQRINMFELRYQFEHFMTGYGNHLSDTLKAGYREGEGVTVEDYFAAIREGADIRRYVNGLLEQFDYLLLPSALGEPPKGLESTGDSLYNAPWSLLGNPTVTLPLCAGPNGMPFGLQLVGRHFSERALIAAGAALSARFAEAL
- a CDS encoding LysE family translocator; its protein translation is MNLDTLQLFVPACFALNLAPGPSNLLALNHGTRYGCRSAVLAGFGRLAAFSGMLALAVVGLAGVLQASEALFLAVKLLGAGYLVYLACQLWRLPPREPGEPAPGGQGLLGLARREFMLAAGNPKAIVIFTAFLPQFVHAGAPVLPQLALLGGLFLVLEWLAIAAYAVLGARLAHWLRRPASQRLFSRACAGLLGWAALVLLLSRRHT